In a genomic window of Helianthus annuus cultivar XRQ/B chromosome 10, HanXRQr2.0-SUNRISE, whole genome shotgun sequence:
- the LOC110880839 gene encoding uncharacterized mitochondrial protein AtMg00860-like has protein sequence MNWEAPKTPTEIHSFLGLAGYYRRFIEYFSRIAAPLTSLTRKNVKFDWGPKQQESFEILKQKLSNAPVLSLPEGVEEFVVYCDASHTGMGCVHKVISYAS, from the coding sequence atgaattgggaagcaccGAAGACGCCAACAGAAATTCACAGCTTTCTGggtttagctggatattatagaagattcattgagTACTTCTCAAGAATAGCTGCACCATTAACTTCTTTGACCCGCAAGAATGTAAAATTTGATTGGGGTCCAAAACAACAAGAATCTTTTGAGATTCttaagcaaaagttgagcaatgctccagtatTATCTTTACCCGAAGGAGTTGAAGAATTTgttgtatattgtgatgcttcacacaccggtatgggttgtgtacaTAAGGTGATTTCCTATGCATCATGA
- the LOC110880840 gene encoding uncharacterized protein LOC110880840 encodes METVIDISGCAKEDIVKFVSQSFKGDALTWWKALVQSTGKVPLYNLSWNKFVDLVKDTYCPQHEVERIETDFLILVMKDLDCRSYVTSFNSMSRLVPYLVTPEPKRIARFIGGLAPEVKGNVKASKTTIYRSDVDLSLSLTLDVVRSRAKKATDDVKRKREEDKFPQSNKKGKGNFGSKKGQSSDKPMCKTYNKRHFGKCNQDPQAKPCGICKKKGHKSVGCQNIKDATCYGCNEKGHIKTNCPKNAKKLEEAKKMNARVFQMNAREAMNDENVITAQIACDKNLIIIKTPSGESVTIQGDTQYGLPNNVSILKVSQCLKSGCVIYMAQVTVNDPKPKIEDIPIISEYPDVFPDELPGLPPERQVEFRIDILPGSAPIARAPYRLAPTEMKELRTQLDDLLEKGFIQPSSSPWGALILFVKCAYALIITN; translated from the exons ATGGAGACTGTGATAGACATCAGTGGATGTGCTAAGGAAGACAtagtgaagtttgtgtctcaatcattcaagggcgatgCCCTCACTTGGTGGAAAGCATTAGTGCAATCCACCGGAAAGGTTCCTTTGTATAACCTCTCCTGGAACAAGTTTGTTGAtcttgtgaaggacacttactgtcctcaacatgaagtcgAGAGGATAGAGACTGACTTCCTCATCTTGGTAATGAAGGATCTGGATTGTAGGTCCTATGTGACCAGTTTCAACTCGATGTCGAGGCTTGTACCATACTTGGTCACTCCTGAAcccaaacgcattgcgcgtttcatcggtggtcTAGCCCCCGAAGTGAAAGGAAATGTTAAGGCTTCTAAGACTACTATatatagatccgatgtggatctatctttgtcccttactctagATGTTGTGAGGAGTAGGGCAAAGAAAGCTACCGATGATGTGAAGAGGAAGAGGGAGGAAGACAAGTTTCCTCAATCAAACAAGAAGGGTAAAGGGAACTTTGGTTCCAAGAAGGGGCAGTCAAGTGACAAGCCCATGTGCAAAACCTACAACAAAaggcactttggaaagtgtaaCCAAGACCCACAAGCCAaaccatgtgggatttgcaaaaaGAAAGGGCATAAGTCTGTGGGTTGCCAGAACATCAAGGACGCAACCTGTTacggttgtaatgaaaaggggcacatcaagaccaattGCCCCAAGAATGCTAAGAAGCTCGAGGAGGCGAAGAAAatgaatgcgagagtttttcagATGAATGCTAGGGAAGCCATGAACGACGagaatgtcataacag cccaaattgcctgtgATAAAAATCTAATTATTATCAAAACCCCTTCTGGTGAATCcgtcactattcaaggagatacacaATATGGGTTGCCCAACAATGTGTCTATTCTCAAGGTATCGCAGTGTTTAAAGAGCggatgtgtcatctacatggcacaagtgactgtgAATGACCCAAAGCctaagattgaagacattccaatcATCTCTGAGTATCCTGATGTTTTTCCTgacgagttacctggattacctcctgagaggcaagtagagttcaggATAGACATTCTGCCAGGATCTGCACCTATTGCACGAGCTCCTTATCGTCTAGCGCCTACTGAAATGAAAGAGCTCAGGACTCAATTAGACGACTTACTGGAAAAAGGTTTCATTCAacccagctcttcgccttggggagctctaatATTGTTTGTGAAGTGCGCTTACGCATTGATTATCACGAATTAa